The proteins below are encoded in one region of Paramisgurnus dabryanus chromosome 2, PD_genome_1.1, whole genome shotgun sequence:
- the tdrd7b gene encoding tudor domain-containing protein 7B isoform X2: protein MRDFQPEGRGGKPHSTPPNTPPRKPSIPSERSDKRMTLPPRFQKEVITHLSRNPQQSNASYNPTESTTPAKQRVPHTAPYSPKLVQSHLKEILNKHCNGLWVSKLPQLYQEHYKQDLPIEALKDLEHWTHICTVEKPCISKPQEFLLYPAKEMNQISTPPNAATPPKHDTPPSHQKTPHHTQKPSPTSKPRSPASSRALPPDLRQRLGELLLKYSSGLWAHALPKLYQDTYKSKLPEFVLDNLTLLSDICTIDYPVPDNPKRAILYAKVVEDENRNQSGLAQLQTSERRLSSQTVPHLIIPTEEYPSVLVMEAADTNSVILRYIGESYSKAQEKMEDEMREFYRKDNTKMTLSSPCPGQLTAVRAEEEEEILRAQVCEVMADKVKVHYVDHGFSEVISGSKLLELHEKFFRLPFQATKCKLAGLESFSHEPAVLKRFESVASGKILLAEIVEREEVPLVVLYDTSQDDDININAACLKALQDKSLESPLKVNSAYMNVTVTSVCSDGTIYCQVPSRGLAKLNEILEKIENYFRSQVTSESLVSQPFCGKSCLARYKGKWSRVEITNLHGSRVLDILFVDIGVQASVEVTELREIPPPLLRDIISIPPQALKCCLADLSVSVGSWTPDAVQWLRDTVLHCSDCSLKISKVDESKHLAHVYLFTSKNFHDTSCSLNQQLANSDLWNHQKDVFLSSHGPSKFPPTNPVTIQTSSSSPSEGDKTVHPLKKRSSPPGGQSTPPGSPTKHLALPPGLELPEVGQNIDVFVSVACHPGHFVLQPWQDMYKLVVLMGEMILYYNQTDERPLKVEKNQVCAAKMENNWYRVLVKGVLNNGLVSVYQLDYGKHELVRGTQLRPLTQEFCQLPFQAITAQLAGVKSRQWSEEASIVFRNHVEKKPLVAQLESVQEASQPWDRKVVIYLVDTSQEERDIWLHDIMAEFTDELTNAA, encoded by the exons ATGAGAGACTTCCAACCTGAGGGGAGAGGTGGCAAACCCCACAGCACACCCCCAAATACACCCCCAAGAAAACCCTCTATTCCCTCGGAAAG atCAGACAAAAGGATGACCCTTCCCCCCAGATTCCAGAAAGAAGTAATTACCCACCTCTCCAGAAACCCGCAGCAGAGCAATG CCTCATATAACCCGACTGAAAGCACAACTCCAGCAAAACAAAGAGTGCCTCATACTGCGCCTTACAGTCCCAAACTGGTGCAGTCTCATCTTAAAGAGATTCTTAACAAGCACTGCAATGGCCTCTGGGTATCCAAGCTGCCTCAGCTATACCAAGAGCATTATAAACAAGATCTACCCATTGAAGCCCTGAAAGACCTGGAACACTGGACTCACATCTGTACT gTTGAGAAACCCTGCATCAGCAAACCACAAGAGTTTCTGCTGTACCCTGCTAAAGAAATGAACCAGATTAGCACCCCACCCAATGCTGCTACACCCCCCAAACATGACACACCACCATCCCATCAGAAAACACCTCATCATACTCAAAAACCATCTCCCACCTCCAAACCAAGATCCCCTGCATCATCCAGAGCTCTACCTCCAGATCTCAGACAGAGACTTGGAGAGCTGCTCTTAAAATACAGCAGTGGTCTGTGGGCCCACGCTCTGCCTAAACTCTACCAGGACACCTATAAATCCAAGCTGCCAGAGTTTGTGCTGGATAACCTCACTTTGCTGTCAGATATATGTACGATTGACTACCCCGTACCAGACAACCCCAAAAGAGCGATTCTGTATGCCAAAGTGGTGGAGGATGAGAACCGTAACCAGTCTGGATTGGCTCAATTACAGACATCAGAGCGGCGTTTAAGCAGTCAGACGGTGCCTCATCTCATTATCCCTACAGAGGAATATCCATCTGTCCTGGTGATGGAAGCAGCTGACACTAATAGTGTCATTCTGAG ATATATAGGTGAAAGTTACTCCAAAGCCCAGGAGAAGATGGAAGATGAAATGAGAGAGTTTTATAGGAAGGACAACACCAAGATGACTCTGAGTTCACCCTGTCCAGGTCAGCTGACTGCTGTACGTgctgaggaagaggaggagatCCTACGAGCACAAGTGTGTGAGGTCATGGCCGACAAAGTTAAG GTTCACTATGTAGATCATGGTTTTTCTGAAGTCATCAGCGGGAGCAAACTGCTCGAGTTACACGAAAAGTTTTTTAGATTGCCTTTTCAAGCCACCAAATGTAAACTGGCTG GCCTGGAGTCTTTTAGCCATGAGCCGGCAGTGTTGAAGAGGTTCGAGTCTGTGGCCAGCGGTAAGATTCTATTGGCTGAGATCGTAGAGCGGGAGGAAGTGCCTCTGgtggtcctgtatgacacatcaCAGGATGATGACATTAACATTAATGCAGCTTGTTTGAAAGCTCTGCAAGACAAATCATTAGAGAGTCCCCTAAAG GTCAACAGTGCTTATATGAATGTGACTGTGACTAGTGTTTGCTCAGACGGGACGATCTACTGCCAGGTGCCTTCAAGAGGTCTGGCTAAACTTAATGAAATTCTAGAGAAGATCGAAAACTATTTCCGATCCCAG GTCACATCAGAGTCACTGGTTTCCCAACCTTTTTGTGGCAAGAGCTGTTTGGCACGTTACAAAGGCAAATGGTCCCGGGTGGAG ATAACAAACCTTCACGGCAGCCGAGTGCTGGACATCCTCTTTGTGGATATCGGTGTTCAGGCGTCCGTTGAGGTCACTGAGTTGAGAGAGATCCCTCCTCCTCTGCTGCGTGACATCATCTCCATCCCACCTCAG GCTCTGAAGTGCTGTTTGGCAGATCTGTCTGTAAGTGTTGGTTCATGGACTCCTGATGCTGTACAGTGGTTGAGAGACACCGTACTCCACTGCAGTGACTGCAGCTTAAAG ATCTCTAAGGTGGACGAGTCCAAACACCTTGCTCATGTTTATCTCTTCACCAGCAAGAACTTCCACGACACAAGCTGCAGTTTAAACCAACAGCTTGCTAACTCTGATCTGTGGAACCACCAGAAGGATGTTTTCTTAAGCAGCCACGGACCTTCAAAATTCCCCCCGACAAACCCCGTCACCATCCAGACCTCCAGCTCAAGCCCCAGTGAAGGAGATAAAACTGTACACCCACTCAAAAAGAGATCATCCCCACCTGGAGGTCAGAGCACACCTCCAGGCTCCCCAACCAAACATCTGGCTCTTCCTCCGGGGCTGGAGTTGCCCGAGGTTGGGCAGAACATAGATGTGTTTGTTTCGGTGGCCTGCCATCCTGGACACTTTGTCCTACAGCCATGGCAGGATATGTATAAATTAGTGGTTTTGATGGGGGAGATGATTCTGTATTATAATCAGACAGATGAGAGGCCGCTTAAAGTGGAGAAGAATCAAGTCTGCGCTGCCAAGATGGAAAACAA CTGGTATCGCGTTCTGGTTAAAGGAGTTTTGAACAATGGATTGGTGTCAGTGTATCAGCTGGACTACGGCAAACATGAGCTGGTGAGAGGCACTCAGCTCAGACCGCTCACCCAAGAGTTCTGCCAGCTTCCCTTCCAGGCCATCACTGCTCAGCTGGCCG GTGTGAAGTCCAGGCAGTGGTCTGAAGAAGCCTCCATTGTCTTTAGGAATCATGTTGAGAAGAAGCCTCTGGTGGCCCAACTAGAATCAGTGCAGGAAGCATCACAGCCGTGGGACCGTAAGGTTGTCATCTACCTTGTGGACACTTCACAAGAGGAAAGAGACATCTGGCTGCATGACATTATGGCTGAATTTACAGATGAGCTGACCAATGCAGCATAA
- the tdrd7b gene encoding tudor domain-containing protein 7B isoform X1, translated as MADEELVKKMLRAVLMSNNSGVSLSRLQVEYKDMTGELIPYKQLGYATLDAFLYNIPSVMRLDKEQSGEVVCHPRTGNEMAHITKLAARQRLSKKTGRPQVVNCQMRMKPAAPLVLNAKPRTSLRQPEHRGRLGRGGGRGGGHGDYRTGNMRDFQPEGRGGKPHSTPPNTPPRKPSIPSERSDKRMTLPPRFQKEVITHLSRNPQQSNASYNPTESTTPAKQRVPHTAPYSPKLVQSHLKEILNKHCNGLWVSKLPQLYQEHYKQDLPIEALKDLEHWTHICTVEKPCISKPQEFLLYPAKEMNQISTPPNAATPPKHDTPPSHQKTPHHTQKPSPTSKPRSPASSRALPPDLRQRLGELLLKYSSGLWAHALPKLYQDTYKSKLPEFVLDNLTLLSDICTIDYPVPDNPKRAILYAKVVEDENRNQSGLAQLQTSERRLSSQTVPHLIIPTEEYPSVLVMEAADTNSVILRYIGESYSKAQEKMEDEMREFYRKDNTKMTLSSPCPGQLTAVRAEEEEEILRAQVCEVMADKVKVHYVDHGFSEVISGSKLLELHEKFFRLPFQATKCKLAGLESFSHEPAVLKRFESVASGKILLAEIVEREEVPLVVLYDTSQDDDININAACLKALQDKSLESPLKVNSAYMNVTVTSVCSDGTIYCQVPSRGLAKLNEILEKIENYFRSQVTSESLVSQPFCGKSCLARYKGKWSRVEITNLHGSRVLDILFVDIGVQASVEVTELREIPPPLLRDIISIPPQALKCCLADLSVSVGSWTPDAVQWLRDTVLHCSDCSLKISKVDESKHLAHVYLFTSKNFHDTSCSLNQQLANSDLWNHQKDVFLSSHGPSKFPPTNPVTIQTSSSSPSEGDKTVHPLKKRSSPPGGQSTPPGSPTKHLALPPGLELPEVGQNIDVFVSVACHPGHFVLQPWQDMYKLVVLMGEMILYYNQTDERPLKVEKNQVCAAKMENNWYRVLVKGVLNNGLVSVYQLDYGKHELVRGTQLRPLTQEFCQLPFQAITAQLAGVKSRQWSEEASIVFRNHVEKKPLVAQLESVQEASQPWDRKVVIYLVDTSQEERDIWLHDIMAEFTDELTNAA; from the exons atGGCGGATGAAGAACTAGTGAAGAAGATGCTACGGGCAGTGCTCATGTCCAATAATAGTGGGGTGTCACTGTCCCGTCTGCAGGTGGAATATAAAGACATGACAGGTGAGCTCATACCCTATAAACAGTTGGGTTATGCCACATTGGATGCCTTTCTGTACAACATACCCTCAGTCATGAGATTAGACAAAGAGCAGTCTGGAGAG GTGGTGTGCCATCCTAGGACAGGGAATGAGATGGCCCACATTACGAAGCTTGCAGCCCGTCAGCGTTTATCAAAGAAGACAGGTCGACCTCAGGTGGTGAACTGTCAAATGAGAATGAAACCTGCCGCTCCGCTGGTACTCAATG CCAAGCCGAGGACATCTTTGAGACAGCCTGAGCATCGTGGACGTCTGGGGCGAGGTGGAGGTCGTGGAGGGGGTCATGGAGACTATCGCACTGGAAATATGAGAGACTTCCAACCTGAGGGGAGAGGTGGCAAACCCCACAGCACACCCCCAAATACACCCCCAAGAAAACCCTCTATTCCCTCGGAAAG atCAGACAAAAGGATGACCCTTCCCCCCAGATTCCAGAAAGAAGTAATTACCCACCTCTCCAGAAACCCGCAGCAGAGCAATG CCTCATATAACCCGACTGAAAGCACAACTCCAGCAAAACAAAGAGTGCCTCATACTGCGCCTTACAGTCCCAAACTGGTGCAGTCTCATCTTAAAGAGATTCTTAACAAGCACTGCAATGGCCTCTGGGTATCCAAGCTGCCTCAGCTATACCAAGAGCATTATAAACAAGATCTACCCATTGAAGCCCTGAAAGACCTGGAACACTGGACTCACATCTGTACT gTTGAGAAACCCTGCATCAGCAAACCACAAGAGTTTCTGCTGTACCCTGCTAAAGAAATGAACCAGATTAGCACCCCACCCAATGCTGCTACACCCCCCAAACATGACACACCACCATCCCATCAGAAAACACCTCATCATACTCAAAAACCATCTCCCACCTCCAAACCAAGATCCCCTGCATCATCCAGAGCTCTACCTCCAGATCTCAGACAGAGACTTGGAGAGCTGCTCTTAAAATACAGCAGTGGTCTGTGGGCCCACGCTCTGCCTAAACTCTACCAGGACACCTATAAATCCAAGCTGCCAGAGTTTGTGCTGGATAACCTCACTTTGCTGTCAGATATATGTACGATTGACTACCCCGTACCAGACAACCCCAAAAGAGCGATTCTGTATGCCAAAGTGGTGGAGGATGAGAACCGTAACCAGTCTGGATTGGCTCAATTACAGACATCAGAGCGGCGTTTAAGCAGTCAGACGGTGCCTCATCTCATTATCCCTACAGAGGAATATCCATCTGTCCTGGTGATGGAAGCAGCTGACACTAATAGTGTCATTCTGAG ATATATAGGTGAAAGTTACTCCAAAGCCCAGGAGAAGATGGAAGATGAAATGAGAGAGTTTTATAGGAAGGACAACACCAAGATGACTCTGAGTTCACCCTGTCCAGGTCAGCTGACTGCTGTACGTgctgaggaagaggaggagatCCTACGAGCACAAGTGTGTGAGGTCATGGCCGACAAAGTTAAG GTTCACTATGTAGATCATGGTTTTTCTGAAGTCATCAGCGGGAGCAAACTGCTCGAGTTACACGAAAAGTTTTTTAGATTGCCTTTTCAAGCCACCAAATGTAAACTGGCTG GCCTGGAGTCTTTTAGCCATGAGCCGGCAGTGTTGAAGAGGTTCGAGTCTGTGGCCAGCGGTAAGATTCTATTGGCTGAGATCGTAGAGCGGGAGGAAGTGCCTCTGgtggtcctgtatgacacatcaCAGGATGATGACATTAACATTAATGCAGCTTGTTTGAAAGCTCTGCAAGACAAATCATTAGAGAGTCCCCTAAAG GTCAACAGTGCTTATATGAATGTGACTGTGACTAGTGTTTGCTCAGACGGGACGATCTACTGCCAGGTGCCTTCAAGAGGTCTGGCTAAACTTAATGAAATTCTAGAGAAGATCGAAAACTATTTCCGATCCCAG GTCACATCAGAGTCACTGGTTTCCCAACCTTTTTGTGGCAAGAGCTGTTTGGCACGTTACAAAGGCAAATGGTCCCGGGTGGAG ATAACAAACCTTCACGGCAGCCGAGTGCTGGACATCCTCTTTGTGGATATCGGTGTTCAGGCGTCCGTTGAGGTCACTGAGTTGAGAGAGATCCCTCCTCCTCTGCTGCGTGACATCATCTCCATCCCACCTCAG GCTCTGAAGTGCTGTTTGGCAGATCTGTCTGTAAGTGTTGGTTCATGGACTCCTGATGCTGTACAGTGGTTGAGAGACACCGTACTCCACTGCAGTGACTGCAGCTTAAAG ATCTCTAAGGTGGACGAGTCCAAACACCTTGCTCATGTTTATCTCTTCACCAGCAAGAACTTCCACGACACAAGCTGCAGTTTAAACCAACAGCTTGCTAACTCTGATCTGTGGAACCACCAGAAGGATGTTTTCTTAAGCAGCCACGGACCTTCAAAATTCCCCCCGACAAACCCCGTCACCATCCAGACCTCCAGCTCAAGCCCCAGTGAAGGAGATAAAACTGTACACCCACTCAAAAAGAGATCATCCCCACCTGGAGGTCAGAGCACACCTCCAGGCTCCCCAACCAAACATCTGGCTCTTCCTCCGGGGCTGGAGTTGCCCGAGGTTGGGCAGAACATAGATGTGTTTGTTTCGGTGGCCTGCCATCCTGGACACTTTGTCCTACAGCCATGGCAGGATATGTATAAATTAGTGGTTTTGATGGGGGAGATGATTCTGTATTATAATCAGACAGATGAGAGGCCGCTTAAAGTGGAGAAGAATCAAGTCTGCGCTGCCAAGATGGAAAACAA CTGGTATCGCGTTCTGGTTAAAGGAGTTTTGAACAATGGATTGGTGTCAGTGTATCAGCTGGACTACGGCAAACATGAGCTGGTGAGAGGCACTCAGCTCAGACCGCTCACCCAAGAGTTCTGCCAGCTTCCCTTCCAGGCCATCACTGCTCAGCTGGCCG GTGTGAAGTCCAGGCAGTGGTCTGAAGAAGCCTCCATTGTCTTTAGGAATCATGTTGAGAAGAAGCCTCTGGTGGCCCAACTAGAATCAGTGCAGGAAGCATCACAGCCGTGGGACCGTAAGGTTGTCATCTACCTTGTGGACACTTCACAAGAGGAAAGAGACATCTGGCTGCATGACATTATGGCTGAATTTACAGATGAGCTGACCAATGCAGCATAA